In Mytilus edulis chromosome 7, xbMytEdul2.2, whole genome shotgun sequence, a single genomic region encodes these proteins:
- the LOC139481493 gene encoding acetylcholine receptor subunit alpha-like, producing MDEANRLYKDLVNDYNKIIRPLHDNKTSTMVNMSFSLISIKDFDEVTGKFSVIGSLHVTWHDNRMIWNQTEYGNINSMIFGQNDVWKPNLFLGNAFDDMSAIGEDFITVRYYNNGTAIWTPLDMIITSCSVDVTHFPFDQQTCAIHFISVGTLPEEIVMNSEINHAIITRYIEHEIWQLNETTAFASIVGDAGSLFSVLITVNRNPLFYLVNILFPIILLTFLNSFEFLLPATSGERISFSITVLLAIAVFMTMISSHLPKTSRTMSRVCYFLISNLIFSCIICLLTIIQLRLFHTCDTCSIPTFLRRLAVMCKSQKHRKYFPNDQDKIQNGGDTIENEATRIDILAEVSWVDVSKALDIFMLLVSLCIQLFMLVALFVSILY from the coding sequence ATGGATGAGGCAAATAGACTATATAAAGACCTGGTAAATGATTACAATAAAATAATACGACCATTACATGACAACAAGACAAGTACCATGGTGAATATGAGCTTCAGTTTGATATCTATaaaagattttgatgaagttaCTGGGAAATTTTCTGTAATTGGTTCGCTACACGTAACTTGGCATGATAATCGAATGATTTGGAACCAAACAGAATATGGAAATATAAATTCAATGATTTTCGGACAAAATGATGTTTGGAAACCTAATTTATTTCTTGGAAATGCTTTTGATGATATGTCTGCAATTGGAGAAGATTTTATAACGGTTAGGTACTATAACAATGGCACGGCAATCTGGACACCATTAGATATGATAATTACGTCGTGTTCTGTTGACGTGACACATTTTCCGTTTGACCAACAGACATGCGCAATCCATTTTATATCAGTGGGGACATTACCAGAGGAAATTGTCATGAACTCTGAAATTAATCATGCAATCATTACTCGTTATATTGAACATGAAATCTGGCAGCTAAATGAGACAACTGCATTTGCATCAATTGTTGGTGACGCGGGATCGCTGTTCAGTGTATTAATCACCGTTAATAGAAACCCTTTATTTTAccttgtaaacattttatttcctaTTATATTGCTTACTTTTCTTAATTCGTTCGAATTTTTGTTACCGGCGACGTCTGGTGAAAGAATATCCTTTTCCATAACAGTCTTATTAGCTATAGCCGTATTCATGACGATGATATCAAGTCATCTACCAAAAACGTCACGAACCATGTCAAGAGTGTGTTATTTTTTAATCAGCAACCTTATATTTAGCTGTATAATTTGTCTTCTTACTATCATACAACTCCGACTGTTCCATACATGCGACACGTGTTCAATTCCCACTTTTCTCCGGCGGTTAGCTGTCATGTGTAAATCACAGAAACACCGGAAATACTTTCCAAACGACCAAGATAAAATACAAAATGGAGGTGACACCATTGAAAATGAGGCTACACGAATAGACATTTTAGCTGAAGTATCCTGGGTTGATGTTTCCAAGGCTTTAGATATTTTCATGTTGTTGGTGTCGTTGTGTATTCAGCTGTTTATGCTAGTCGCTTTGTTTGTCTCAATTTTGTACTGA